One part of the Acidimicrobiales bacterium genome encodes these proteins:
- a CDS encoding arginine deiminase-related protein, whose product MCPARHFGVLYEINPWMHREVAVDRERAREQWENLRATLEQAGATIEVLTPHPDVPDMVFTANAGLVNGDQFIPSRFRHPERQGEVPHDVAWFQAHGYRIDELPLGVSHEGAGDALPFGNVLVSGYRFRSDAASHAYLSRLTGAAVRSVELIDERFYHLDITFCPLDERRAIVNPLAWDDYGRRVMAALVPEPLVLEPDEAASFCANAVVVGSAVVMHTVPVRVGKQLEAWGFEPVACDVGEFLKAGGACRCLTLALDVKL is encoded by the coding sequence ATGTGTCCGGCCCGGCACTTCGGCGTGCTCTACGAGATCAACCCGTGGATGCACCGCGAGGTGGCGGTCGACCGGGAGCGGGCCCGGGAGCAGTGGGAGAACCTGCGGGCCACGCTGGAGCAGGCGGGTGCCACCATCGAGGTGCTGACGCCCCACCCCGATGTGCCCGACATGGTGTTCACCGCCAACGCCGGTCTGGTGAACGGCGACCAGTTCATCCCCTCGCGTTTCCGCCACCCCGAACGCCAAGGCGAAGTGCCCCACGACGTGGCGTGGTTCCAGGCCCACGGCTACCGCATCGACGAGCTGCCCCTCGGGGTGTCGCACGAAGGCGCAGGCGACGCGCTGCCCTTCGGCAACGTGTTGGTTTCGGGCTACCGCTTCCGCTCCGATGCCGCCTCGCACGCCTACCTGTCGCGGCTGACGGGCGCCGCCGTGCGCTCGGTGGAACTGATCGACGAACGCTTCTACCACCTCGACATCACGTTCTGTCCGCTCGACGAACGCCGCGCCATCGTCAACCCGCTGGCCTGGGACGACTACGGCCGTCGGGTCATGGCCGCGCTGGTGCCCGAGCCCCTCGTGCTGGAGCCCGACGAGGCGGCGTCGTTCTGCGCCAACGCCGTGGTGGTCGGCTCGGCGGTCGTCATGCACACCGTGCCGGTGCGCGTGGGCAAGCAACTCGAAGCGTGGGGGTTCGAGCCAGTCGCCTGCGACGTCGGCGAGTTCCTGAAGGCGGGCGGCGCCTGCCGCTGCCTGACGCTGGCCTTGGACGTGAAGCTGTAA